The following is a genomic window from Hymenobacter monticola.
AAACCAACGTGGGGGCGGCCCTGCCCGTCATCGGCACGCTCAACGACCTCACGCGCAGCGGCGACGTGGTGCGGCGCATGGAAGCCGTGCTTTCGGGCACGCTCAACTTCGTGTTCAACCACTACGACGGCTCCCGCCCCTTTGCCGAGATAGTGCGCCAGGCCCAGGCCGAAGGCTACACCGAGCCCGACCCGCGCCTCGACCTGAGCGGCACCGACGTGGCCCGCAAAATCCTCATCCTCGCCCGCGAAGCCGGCCAAGTGATGGAAATGAGTGATATCGAAATCGAAAGTTTTCTGCCTCCAGCCTGTCTGGAGGGCAACGTGGAAGCCTTCTACACGCAGATGGCCGCGCACGAATCCCATTTCAAGGCCCTGTATGAGGATGCCACTGTGGCGGGAAAGCGCCTGAAATTCGTGGCTCGCTACGCCGAGGGGCGCGCCGCCGTGGGGCTGCAGCAAGTGGCGCCCGGCCACGACCTCTACGACCTGCGCGGCAAAGACAACGTGGTGCTCTTCTACACCGACCGCTACGTAGACCAGCCGTTGGTGGTGAAGGGTGCCGGGGCCGGGGCGGAGGTCACGGCTTCGGGTGTATTTGCCGATATTATCCGGGCCGCGAGGTTGTAGCGTGGACTCTGCGAGTCCGCGCATACCCTGGCTTATAATCATTCTTCACCATCCATGCGCGGACTCGCAGAGTCCACGCTACAGTTCATGCCTGATTCTGTTCTCGTTCATTCTCCCGCCACGCTTTCCAACCTCGGTTGCGGCTTCGATGTATTCGGCCTCGCCCTCGCCGCGCCTTACGACACCGTGCGCATCACGCGCAGCAGCACGCCGGGCATCCGCATTCAGCACCTCGACCCCTATAACCTGCCCACCGACCCGCAGCAAAACGTAGCGGGCGTGGCCCTGCAAGCCCTGCTGAAAGAGGTGCCCGAAACCATTGGCTTCGACGTGGAAATCACCAAAGGCATCAAGCCCGGCAGCGGCGTGGGCAGCAGCGCCGCCAGTGCGGCCGGAGCCGTGGTGGCCGCTAATGCCTTATTGGGCAACCGCTTCAGCAAGATGCAGCTGGTGGATTTTGCCATGGAAGGGGAAGCAGTCGCCTCGGGCGCGCGCCATGCCGACAACATCGCGCCGGCCATCTACGGTGGCTTCACGGTGGTTCGCGCTTTGCAGCCGGCCATTGATATAATTGCCCTTCCGGCCCCGCCGCTGTGGGTGGCCGTGGCGCACCCACAGATTGAGCTGAAAACCAGCGACTCGCGCAAGGTGCTGCCTAAAGAGGTGGCTTTGGGCTTGGCCGTGCGGCAATGGGCCAACGTGGCGGGCCTGGTTTCCGGTTTCCTCACGGCTGATTACGAGTTGATTGGCCGCTCGCTCGACGATTACATCGTGGAGCCGGCGCGGCTGCCGCTCATTCCCGGCCTGGCGGAGGCGAAGGCGCGGGCAATGGCGGCGGGCGCCATCGGTGGGGGAATTTCCGGCTCGGGCCCGTCTATTTTCATGCTGAACCGCGACGAGGCGACGGCACAGTCCGTGGGCGCGGCGCTGGGCGGCGTGTTTGCTGAGTTGGGCATTGCGTTCAACGTGTACGTCGGGCCGGTGGGAACGCAGGGGGCGTATGTGGTTTCGGAAGAGCAATAAGAATGTCATGGCATCTCGCGTGCACAACGCAATTCAAAGGATTAGTGAAAGCACGCGAGATGCTCCGCTGCGCTCTGCATGACGGGCCAAAAAGACCAGAATCGAATGAAATACTACAGCCTTCGCCATCAGTCGCCCTTGGTTGATTTTCGCACGGCCACCATCACCGGACAGGCGCCGGACGGTGGCCTGTATTTTCCTGAAACCATTCCGAAATTCCTGCCGGGCTTTCTGCGCGAGCTGCGCGGCCTGAGCAAGGCCACGGTGGCGTTCAACGTGATGCGGCCTTACGTGGGCACAACCATCGGCGAAGATGATTTGCGGCGCATCTGTGCCGAGGCGGTGGATTTTGCCTTTCCGCTAGTGCCGGTGGGGGAGAAGGTGGCTTCGCTGGAACTGTTCCACGGGCCTACGCTGGCGTTCAAGGACGTGGGCGCGCGGTTTATGAGCCGCTGCCTGGGCTACTTCGCGCAGCGCGGCGACACGCCGCCCGTGACCGTGCTGGTGGCTACCTCCGGCGATACCGGCGGGGCCGTGGCCAGCGGCTTTCTGGGCGTGCCGGGCGTGGAGGTGGTCCTTCTCTACCCCTCCGGCAAGGTGAGCCCGGTGCAGGAGCAGCAGCTTACCACGCTGGGCCAGAATATCACCGCGCTGGAAGTGCAGGGCACCTTCGACGACTGCCAGGCGCTGGTGAAGCAGGCGTTTCAGGACCAGGAGCTGGCGGAGAAGCGCTTCCTCACGTCGGCCAACAGTATCAACGTGGCGCGCTGGCTGCCGCAGCAACTGTACTACTGCTTTGCCCTGCAACAGTGGCCGGAGGGGGCCACGCCGCCGGTGGTGTCGGTGCCGAGCGGCAACTTCGGCAACATCTGCGCCGGGCTGCTGGCGCGGGCCTCGGGGCTGCCGTTGGGGCACTTCATTGCGGCTTGCAACGCCAACGAGCCCGTGCCGGCTTACCTGCGCACGGGCACCTTCACGCCCCGACCGGCGGTGCCCACTTTCTCCAACGCCATGGACGTGGGCAACCCCAGCAACTTCGCGCGCATTCTGGAGCTGTTCGACAACGACCTGGCCAAGATGCGCGCCGCTCTCGGTGCCGATACGGTGAGCGACGCCGATACCGTGGCCACCATCCAGCGGGTGTGGAACGAGCACGGCTACCTGCTCGACCCGCACGGCGCAGTGGCCTACGCCGCGCTGCGGCGCTACCAGGCCCAGCACCCCGAGGCGGCCGGCATGATACTGGCCACGGCCCACCCGGTGAAATTTCCCAACGTGGTGGAGCCCGTGCTGGGCCGGGCCATTGAATTGCCTGAAGTGGTGCAGGCCCTGCAGGGGCGCGCTAAACGAAGTGTGCCGCTGGCGGTTGATTACGAAGCGCTGAAGGCCTGTCTGCTCTAGCCTGACGCCCCGCTTGGGCCGTTGGGGCGAGCAGGCTGACCTTTGCTCAGAATTTCACCCTCATGCCCGCTTTTGTGAAAAGCCTGTTCTATAAAATTGCGTTGTCCGCTCTGGTGTTTGGCTTTGCCGCCTGCCGGCCCGACCAAGTCGAACACTTGAAGGACAGCAAGCGCATTGGCCAGGAAACGGCCAACTGGGAGGTGAAGCGCATCATGCCCAACGACTTGCTGCGCGCCACCCGCTGGGCCGGCGACTCGCTCACGGCCACGGCCGACACGCTGTTGCGCCGCACCCTGGCCCGCGAGCTGGCCGCGGGCGGCGTGGCCCGGGCCGCCGCCTTCTGCCGCCCCGAAACCTACGGCGCCGTCGATTCGCTGGCGCGCGTGCTCAAGGCTACGGCCCGGCGCGTGAGCGCGCGGCCGCGCAACCCGGCCAATAAAGGCACGCTGGCAGCGGCCGAAGTGGCCTCGGATACCCTGCGCATCGTGAAACGGGAGTCGCAGGAGGTGTTTTTCTACCAACGCCCCATTGTGCTCAACAACTCGCTGTGCCTGCGCTGCCACGGCGAAGTAGGCAAGGACATTGCCCCCGCCGACTACGCCCTTCTGCAAAAGCAATTCCCGCAGGGCCAGGCCACCGGCTTCCGCCTGGGCCAGCCCATGGCCGCCTGGCAGCTCAGCCTGCGGCGCGACGGCGTGGCCGAGTTCTGGACCATGAAAACGCGCAAGAAGTGGAAGGAGCACAAGATGCCCAAGCTATTCTGAGGGAAGCGGTTCGGATGTCGGTGGCCCCCGACCGGTGGGGCATTAAGGGCACAGTTGCGTACAGGGGCGGCATCTACCTGTTTTTTCAACTGCTTTGTAGCTTCACACAAAAATGCCTGCTTTGAAGAGTAAATGTTACGCTTGCCGGTGGGCTGCTGCGCTTAGTATTGCATTGGGCTGGCCCGGCCTGGCGGCCAGCGCCCAGGACCTAAAGCTGGCCGACTGCGTGAAACTGATGCGCGCCGACAGCGCACAGCTGTTTTTTGACGCCCGCTACGCGCTGGTACCCCCGGCCTGCGCCACCATTCGCCGCGAAAGCCGGATGGATGCCGCAACCGGCAGCTTCCAGGGCGAAGTGCGGGATTACCTGGTGGCCGACAACAGTTTATTAACCAAAGTGCGCTACGCGAACGGGGTGCGCGAGGGCGACTACGAGCAGCACTACGCCAACCACCAGCTGGCCACCACCGGCCGGTTTGTGAAAGGCCAGCCCACAGGCACCTGGAAATACTGGTACGCCAGCGGGCAGCCCTGGCAAACCCTGGAGCTGGGCAGCGGCGGCCCCATGCGCATCGTGGCGTATTGGGACTCCACCGGGCGGCAGCGCGTGACCGACGGCGCCGGCACCTGGGAAGAAAACACCGACGGCACCATGCCCACCCACGTCAGCGGCCGGGTGGTGGCCGGCCTGATGGAGGGCACCTGGGAGCGCCGCAGCCGCCTCGACAAGCTGGTGCTGACGGCCGAAGACTACCGCGCGGGGCGTTTGCTGGAAGGCCGGCAGTACATGGCCACGGTGGGCAAGCCCAAAAAGTACCAGGACCGGTCGTTGCTCGGGCCCCAGGCCGTGGATGCGTCGGCCGTTATCGAGCCTTTTCACCTGGGCAAAAGCTGTGAGGAGCAGGCCGCCCTGGCGGCGTCGGAAGCGGCCAGCCGCCAGTTGATAGCCTCGACGGTACTCGTAAACCCTCGGCCGCCCCGCGACCCCGGCACTTACCAGCAACAGTTGTTGCAGCGCTTGCACGATTTTAACAACCTGACCCAATGGATGCCCCAGACCGACGGGCAGTCGACCCTGATTACCGCCGACATTGACGACAAAGGCCAAATCAGCCATGTCGTGTCGGAGTCGGGCACGCTGGCGTCGGCCTTCACCACCATTCTTGCCGATTTGGGCACTTGGCGTCCGGGGTCGGTGAATGGTCGGCCGGTGCCGGGCAAGTTGCGTATTACGTTGCGGATGTTCAGCACGCAGCTGCAAAGCAGCCTTGGCGCCAACGTGGCTTTCCCGCTGCCCCCGGATGCTTTGCGGCCTGCGTCCAAATAACCCTTTTTAACCAATTGCCCTTCATGCAACCCGAGCTTCCCATCATCATCATCGGCGCGGGCATGGCCGGGCTGGCCTGCGCCACCTGGCTGCACCGCGCCGGCCGACCCGTGCTGCTGCTCGAAGCGGCCGACGCCGTGGGCGGCCGCGTGCGCACCGACCTCACGCCCGAGGGCTTCCGGCTCGACCGTGGCTTTCAGGTGCTGCAAACCAACTACCCCGAGGCCCGGCGCATTTTCGACTACGGCGCCCTGAACCTGAAGGCTTTCCGCTCCGGCGCCGTCATCCGGCTGGCCGACGGGCGCGAAACCACGCTCGAAAATCCGTTGCAGCGCCCGTTGGCGGCGGTTTCGGCCCTCACCTCGCCCATCGGCACGGCGGCCGACAAACTGCGCATCCTCAGCCTGGTGCGGCACGTGCTCAAATACACGCCGGAAGAATTGCTGAACCGCCCGGCCACCGACACCCGAAGCTTCCTGCGTCGCTACGGCTACAGTGAGCAAATCATCAGCACGTTTTTCGAGCCGTTTTTCGGGGGCGTCTATCTGGACCGCGACCTGACCACGGCCAGCAACTTCTTCGAGTTCGTCTTTCAGCAATTCGTGACCGGCGACGCCGCCATTCCCGCCCTCGGTATTCAGCAGCTGCCCGAGCAGCTCGCGGCCCGCCTGCCCACGGGTACCGTGCAGCTGAATGCGCCCGTCGCCGCCATCGTCGACGGCTCGCAGGTGCGGCTCACGACGGGTAAAGTGCTCGAAGCCCAGGCCATTGTGCTGGCCACCGACGGCCTGACGGCTGCGCGCCTGCTGGCCGGCCGCAGCGGCAAGCCCGACGACGCCGTAAACCTCGAAGCCGCCAGCTACCCCACCGCGGCTCGCCTCACCACCTGCACCTACTTCGCCACCGGCGGCCACTCGCCCGGCCGCAACGATAAATTGCTCCGCCTAAACGCTGCCACCAATGCCCTCGTGCACAATGTAGCCTTTCCGGCCGATGTGAGTGGGGCCTATGCGCCGGCCGGTCGGGCGCTTATTTCAGTGAGCACGCACGGCGAGCGGGGCCTGAGCGAAGAGGAAATTGCCGTCGGCGTGCGCGAAGAGCTGGCCGCGTGGTTTGGGCCCGCGGCGCGGCAGTGGGAGTACCTGCGCAGCTACCGCATCACCAAGGCGCTACCGGTGTACCTGGCCGGCCAGCCGCCCCGGCAGCCCCTGAAGCTGGCGCCCAATCTGTACCGCTGCGGCGATTGGACGGCCTACCCGTCGCTGAACGCGGCGCTGGCCACCGGGCGGGAGGTGGCAGAGGCCCTTATCAAAGGCTAGAAATTACTCAATAAAAAAGGCTGCCCGTCACAGGCAGCCTTTTTTATGCATTGACCCGAAGGCTATACGGCGGGGTTGGGCGTGGCCGGACTTTCGTAGGCGGGGGCAAGGCCCTGCTCGCCTTCGATGGGCATGCGAATTTTCTCGTCGTCGGAAACGCGCAGCGTGAGCAGGCCGCCGATAATCATGAGCACACCGCCCAGCACCACCACGTTCAGCGGGTCGAGCGAGGGAAACTGCTTCATGATGAAGGGCAGGCCCAGCGAGGCGCATACCTGAGGCGTGACGATGAAGGCATTGAACACACCCATGTAGTGGCCCATCTTGTTGGCCGGAATGGCGCCCGCCAGCATGGCGTAGGGCACCGACAGGATGCTGGTCCAGGCAATGCCCACGCCTATCATCGAGACGTACAGCATCCACGGCTCGGTGATGAAGGCAATCGACAACAGGCCCAGGCCACCGGCCGTGAGGCAAAGCATGTGGGTGAGCTTGCGGCTAAACTTGCGGGCAATGACGGGCAGCAGCAGGCTGAAAGCGGCCGAAACGCCGTTGTAGACCGCAAAAGCTTCGCCCACAAAGTTGGCGCCCTCGTTGAAGGCCGCCGATTTATTGTCGGTGGTGTGGTACAGGTGCTTGGTAACAGCCAGCGTGGTGAAAATCCACATGCAAAACAGGCCGAACCAGGTAAAAAACTGCACCGAGGCCAATTGCTTCATCACCTTGGGCATGTGCGCCACCCCAGTGAACGTTTCCTTGATGCCCTGCGCCAGCGTCGTGCTGTTTTTCTCGCGCTCGAAGGCTTCTATGTCCTCCGGCGGGTATTCGGTGGTGGTGAGGACGGTGTAGAGCACGCACAGGAAAAACGCCGCCGCCCCGATGTAGTAGGAAAACTTCACCGAGTTGGGTACAATGCCGTTGGCGGCTTCATTGGCCACGCCAAAACGCGTGAGAATGCTAGGCAGCAACGACGCCACCACGGCTCCGATGCCGATGAAAAACGACTGCGTGGCAAATCCGGTGGTGTGCTGTTCGCCCGGCAGCTTGTCGCCCACAAAAGCCCGGAACGGCTCCATGCTGATGTTGATGCTGGCGTCCATAATCCAGAGCATGCCGCCGGCAATCCACAGCGTGGGCGAGTTGGGCATGATGAGCATGGCGATAGACGCCAGGATGGCCCCAACCAGAAAAAACGGCCGTCGCCGGCCCCAGCGCGGGCTCCAGGTGCGGTCGGAGAGGTAGCCGATGATGGGCTGCACGATGAGGCCTGTGAGGGGCGCGGCCACCCACAGAATCGGAATGTCGTCGGCGTTGGCGCCCAGGTTGGAGAAAATGCGGCTGGTGTTGGCATTCTGCAGCGCGAAGCCGAACTGAATGCCCATGAAGCCAAAGCTCATGTTCCAGATTTGCCAGAAGCTCAGGCGGGGCTTCTTGCGGGTGCTTGCGGAGGCCGGAGGCGCAGCGGCTGATGCCATAGGACGGGGTGGGATGCGTCGGTGGAAAGGATAAAGGCTGCGACGCGCCCGAATCCGGGGCACCACAGCCTTCAAATTTAAGAATTTACGCTACTATGCGCAAACGTTAGCGCGGCTTTATCTCGAAAATATAAGCCGACAGCGGGGCCAGCGTGAGACTGAGGCCGTTGCGGGGCTCGTCGGTGTCGAGCAGGTCGGTGTAGGTGTAGAATTTGCTGGTGCTAAGGCCCATGGCTTTCATGGCCTCGGCCGGAATGGTGATGGTGGGCCGGTAGGTTTTGTCGGCCGAGAAGTTGACTACCACCAATACCTGCTGCTTGTCGGTGTAGCGCAGGTAGGAATAGATGCGGCGCTGGTCATACTCCTTGCCCAGGTTGTTGGCGTCCTGCAGCTCGTAAAAGCGGCCCTTGCGCAGGGCCTCGTTCTGGCTGGTCACCGTGAGCAGGCGGCCGTAGAACTCGCGCAGGCTTTTCTGCTCGGGGCTGAGCTTGGCGCCGTCAAACTTGCCTTGGTTCATCCACTTTTGGTGTTCGGGCACGCCCCAGTAGTCGAAGATGCTGGTGCGGCCGTCTTCGCTGCTGAAGCCTTCGGCGCCGTGCGCCGGCTCGCCCACTTCCTGCCCGAAGTAGAGCATCACCGGGCCGCTGGCCAGGGTGGCCGTCACGGTCATGGCCGGAATGGCGCGCTTGGGGTCGGTGGCAAAGTCCTTGGAAGCAATGCGTTGCTCGTCGTGGTTTTCCAGAAAGCGTAGCATGCGCGACGAGAAGCCGTTGCTTTCCTCTTTCCACACCTTGGTGATGTCCTCGGTGGTGCCGCCGCCCGTCATCAGGCGGCGTAGGCCGTCGTAGAGGCCCACCTTGTCGTACAGATAGTCAAATTTGCCCTTGTCGAGGTAGGTCTTGTACTCCTTGGCGTTGTAGGCTTCGCCCATGAAAATGATGCCGGGCTTCGCCTTCTTCACCTCCGGAATCACCCAGGCCCAGAACTCCACGGGTACCATCTCGGCCATGTCGCAGCGGAAGCCGTCCACGTTTTTGCCGGCCCAGAACAGGAGGATGTCGCGCATCTTCTTCCAGGTGTCGGGCACGGGCGTGAAGTACCCTTTGCGCCCGTTCTGGTAGTCCACGCCGTAGTTCAGTTTCACGGTTTCGAACCAGTCGTTCACACTGGGAGCTTCCGAGAAAACGTCGTTGCCGGTGGCCTTGGCGGGCATTTCGGAGTACTTGCCGTCCTCGCGCGGGCCTTTCAGCGGGCCGAGCGGGTTGTAGTTGGCCGGCACCACGAAGGCCTTGCCGGGAAGGTAATAGAAGTTGTTGTTGGCCGCAAAAGCCTTGGTTTTGTCATCGGCCGCGCCCAAATCGACCACGCTTTGCGGCTTGGCGTCTGACTTGTAAGAGCGGGCCACGTGGTTCGGGATGAAGTCCATGATGACTTTCAGGCCGTGGTCGTGGGTGCGCTTGATGAGGGCCTCGTACTCGGGCATGCGGTTTTTCACCACCACGGCCAAGTCTGGGGCCACATCGTAGTAGTCCTTGATGGCGTAGGGCGAGCCGGCGCGGCCCTTCACCACGTCGGCGTCGTCGGCCGGAATGCCGGACGCCGTGTAGTCCGTCATGGTAGCGTGCTCAATCACGCCGGTGTACCACACGTGGCTAACACCCAGCTTCTTGATTTCCTCCAGCGCCTTGTCGGTGATGTCGTTGAACTTGCCGCAGCCGTTCTCGGTGATGGTGCCATAGGGCTTGTTCAGGGCCACTTTATTGCCAAACAAGCGCGTCATCACTTGGTAAATGACGAGCTTATGGTCCTGGGGTACCTCCGCAGTGGTGTTGGGGTCCTGGGCGGCGGGGCGTTTTTTGTCCACGGGCGGGTTGGGCAAAGCGAATGCAGCCAACGAGAGGAGGCTGCCAGCCAGCAACAGTTGTTTCATGATGCGGCAAGATAAGGGAGGTTTGCGTGTTGAGGGTTGAATGTTAAGTGAATGGTGGGCAGTAGAAAAAGCGTCAACTCAACATTCAACCCTTAACACTCAACACTTCAACGCGCTACCACTCCTGCGTGAGCGGGTGCAGCATCAACTCGTCCACCAACACGTGGGCGGGGGCTTCGAGCACGTAGCGCACGGCCTGAGCCACGTCGGCGGGGCGCAGGTGGGTCTTTTCGGCTTCGGGGCTGCCGGGCGTGGTGTCGTTGAAGTAAGTATCGACCAAGCCAGGGTAGATGGTGCTCACCTTCACGCCGTGCGGGCGCACTTCCTTGCGCAGGCTGGCCAGCACGGCATCCTGCGCAAACTTGCTGGCGCCGTAGGCCGTGCCGTGGGCGAAGGTGCGCTTGGCCACGTCGGAG
Proteins encoded in this region:
- a CDS encoding homoserine kinase, with the translated sequence MPDSVLVHSPATLSNLGCGFDVFGLALAAPYDTVRITRSSTPGIRIQHLDPYNLPTDPQQNVAGVALQALLKEVPETIGFDVEITKGIKPGSGVGSSAASAAGAVVAANALLGNRFSKMQLVDFAMEGEAVASGARHADNIAPAIYGGFTVVRALQPAIDIIALPAPPLWVAVAHPQIELKTSDSRKVLPKEVALGLAVRQWANVAGLVSGFLTADYELIGRSLDDYIVEPARLPLIPGLAEAKARAMAAGAIGGGISGSGPSIFMLNRDEATAQSVGAALGGVFAELGIAFNVYVGPVGTQGAYVVSEEQ
- the thrC gene encoding threonine synthase, with protein sequence MTGQKDQNRMKYYSLRHQSPLVDFRTATITGQAPDGGLYFPETIPKFLPGFLRELRGLSKATVAFNVMRPYVGTTIGEDDLRRICAEAVDFAFPLVPVGEKVASLELFHGPTLAFKDVGARFMSRCLGYFAQRGDTPPVTVLVATSGDTGGAVASGFLGVPGVEVVLLYPSGKVSPVQEQQLTTLGQNITALEVQGTFDDCQALVKQAFQDQELAEKRFLTSANSINVARWLPQQLYYCFALQQWPEGATPPVVSVPSGNFGNICAGLLARASGLPLGHFIAACNANEPVPAYLRTGTFTPRPAVPTFSNAMDVGNPSNFARILELFDNDLAKMRAALGADTVSDADTVATIQRVWNEHGYLLDPHGAVAYAALRRYQAQHPEAAGMILATAHPVKFPNVVEPVLGRAIELPEVVQALQGRAKRSVPLAVDYEALKACLL
- a CDS encoding c-type heme family protein; this translates as MPAFVKSLFYKIALSALVFGFAACRPDQVEHLKDSKRIGQETANWEVKRIMPNDLLRATRWAGDSLTATADTLLRRTLARELAAGGVARAAAFCRPETYGAVDSLARVLKATARRVSARPRNPANKGTLAAAEVASDTLRIVKRESQEVFFYQRPIVLNNSLCLRCHGEVGKDIAPADYALLQKQFPQGQATGFRLGQPMAAWQLSLRRDGVAEFWTMKTRKKWKEHKMPKLF
- a CDS encoding toxin-antitoxin system YwqK family antitoxin — its product is MGWPGLAASAQDLKLADCVKLMRADSAQLFFDARYALVPPACATIRRESRMDAATGSFQGEVRDYLVADNSLLTKVRYANGVREGDYEQHYANHQLATTGRFVKGQPTGTWKYWYASGQPWQTLELGSGGPMRIVAYWDSTGRQRVTDGAGTWEENTDGTMPTHVSGRVVAGLMEGTWERRSRLDKLVLTAEDYRAGRLLEGRQYMATVGKPKKYQDRSLLGPQAVDASAVIEPFHLGKSCEEQAALAASEAASRQLIASTVLVNPRPPRDPGTYQQQLLQRLHDFNNLTQWMPQTDGQSTLITADIDDKGQISHVVSESGTLASAFTTILADLGTWRPGSVNGRPVPGKLRITLRMFSTQLQSSLGANVAFPLPPDALRPASK
- a CDS encoding protoporphyrinogen/coproporphyrinogen oxidase produces the protein MQPELPIIIIGAGMAGLACATWLHRAGRPVLLLEAADAVGGRVRTDLTPEGFRLDRGFQVLQTNYPEARRIFDYGALNLKAFRSGAVIRLADGRETTLENPLQRPLAAVSALTSPIGTAADKLRILSLVRHVLKYTPEELLNRPATDTRSFLRRYGYSEQIISTFFEPFFGGVYLDRDLTTASNFFEFVFQQFVTGDAAIPALGIQQLPEQLAARLPTGTVQLNAPVAAIVDGSQVRLTTGKVLEAQAIVLATDGLTAARLLAGRSGKPDDAVNLEAASYPTAARLTTCTYFATGGHSPGRNDKLLRLNAATNALVHNVAFPADVSGAYAPAGRALISVSTHGERGLSEEEIAVGVREELAAWFGPAARQWEYLRSYRITKALPVYLAGQPPRQPLKLAPNLYRCGDWTAYPSLNAALATGREVAEALIKG
- a CDS encoding MFS transporter, translating into MASAAAPPASASTRKKPRLSFWQIWNMSFGFMGIQFGFALQNANTSRIFSNLGANADDIPILWVAAPLTGLIVQPIIGYLSDRTWSPRWGRRRPFFLVGAILASIAMLIMPNSPTLWIAGGMLWIMDASINISMEPFRAFVGDKLPGEQHTTGFATQSFFIGIGAVVASLLPSILTRFGVANEAANGIVPNSVKFSYYIGAAAFFLCVLYTVLTTTEYPPEDIEAFEREKNSTTLAQGIKETFTGVAHMPKVMKQLASVQFFTWFGLFCMWIFTTLAVTKHLYHTTDNKSAAFNEGANFVGEAFAVYNGVSAAFSLLLPVIARKFSRKLTHMLCLTAGGLGLLSIAFITEPWMLYVSMIGVGIAWTSILSVPYAMLAGAIPANKMGHYMGVFNAFIVTPQVCASLGLPFIMKQFPSLDPLNVVVLGGVLMIIGGLLTLRVSDDEKIRMPIEGEQGLAPAYESPATPNPAV
- a CDS encoding alpha-amylase family glycosyl hydrolase, with protein sequence MKQLLLAGSLLSLAAFALPNPPVDKKRPAAQDPNTTAEVPQDHKLVIYQVMTRLFGNKVALNKPYGTITENGCGKFNDITDKALEEIKKLGVSHVWYTGVIEHATMTDYTASGIPADDADVVKGRAGSPYAIKDYYDVAPDLAVVVKNRMPEYEALIKRTHDHGLKVIMDFIPNHVARSYKSDAKPQSVVDLGAADDKTKAFAANNNFYYLPGKAFVVPANYNPLGPLKGPREDGKYSEMPAKATGNDVFSEAPSVNDWFETVKLNYGVDYQNGRKGYFTPVPDTWKKMRDILLFWAGKNVDGFRCDMAEMVPVEFWAWVIPEVKKAKPGIIFMGEAYNAKEYKTYLDKGKFDYLYDKVGLYDGLRRLMTGGGTTEDITKVWKEESNGFSSRMLRFLENHDEQRIASKDFATDPKRAIPAMTVTATLASGPVMLYFGQEVGEPAHGAEGFSSEDGRTSIFDYWGVPEHQKWMNQGKFDGAKLSPEQKSLREFYGRLLTVTSQNEALRKGRFYELQDANNLGKEYDQRRIYSYLRYTDKQQVLVVVNFSADKTYRPTITIPAEAMKAMGLSTSKFYTYTDLLDTDEPRNGLSLTLAPLSAYIFEIKPR